One window from the genome of Anopheles merus strain MAF chromosome 3R, AmerM5.1, whole genome shotgun sequence encodes:
- the LOC121597381 gene encoding alpha-tocopherol transfer protein-like gives MSSNDSTPLNSPRKIFGKTATLDNNAMLEYEMNKKLDVKFREKADKELGETGGELTYTKIRQLRQQLNIYNENHQRALGCRRDDSFLLRFLRAKKFDVEKAFKMMQKYYKMKEEYPEIFKVSPPSEMKFMLEMQIQTMLPKKDEHGRQIYLFRVEKCDPYKIPVDYVFRSNVLALEDAVRSPETQIGGLVVLLDMAGLGFAHARYLSPHLAKKTVEVVQEAFPLRFKAFHVLHEPFYFDAILAVLKPFLKDKIRRRIHLHGSSLSSLHKYVSKDLLPAEYGGNLGPFDNTEWRQTILDNEQYFIDLETYNHLSESCYQLGGDGDAESIDSLQFGDTETEDSEFDEDDRRVLSPKRNARSIQNIEEIFLKNGYDGMAPGVTGPDLEKEVEELK, from the exons ATGTCCAGCAACGACAGCACACCGTTGAACAGCCCGCGGAAAATCTTCGGCAAAACCGCGACGCTCGACAATAATGCAATGCTCGAGTACGAGATGAACAAAAAGCTAG ATGTCAAGTTTCGCGAGAAGGCAGACAAGGAGCTGGGCGAAACGGGGGGCGAGCTGACGTACACCAAGATCCGGCAGCTGCGGCAGCAGCTCAACATCTACAACGAGAACCATCAGCGTGCGCTTGGCTGCCGGCGGGACGATTCGTTTCTGTTGCGATTTTTACGCGCCAAAAAGTTTGACGTCGAGAAAGCGTTCAAAATG ATGCAAAAGTACTACAAGATGAAGGAGGAGTATCCGGAGATTTTCAAAGTGTCCCCACCGTCCGAGATGAAGTTTATGCTCGAGATGCAAATACAGACGATGCTGCCGAAGAAGGACGAGCACGGCCGGCAGATCTACCTGTTTCGAGTCG aaAAATGTGATCCGTACAAAATTCCGGTAGATTATGTGTTTCGTAGCAATGTGCTCGCGCTGGAGGACGCTGTCCGCAGTCCGGAAACCCAAATCGGGGGCTTAGTGGTGCTGCTGGACATGGCCGGACTGGGATTTGCTCACGCTAG GTATCTTTCACCGCATCTGGCGAAGAAAACGGTCGAGGTGGTGCAGGAAGCGTTTCCGCTGCGCTTCAAAGCATTCCACGTGCTGCACGAACCGTTCTACTTCGATGCAATACTGGCCGTGCTGAAACCATTCCTGAAGGATAAGATCCGACGGCGG ATACACCTGCACGGCAGTTCGCTGAGCTCGCTGCACAAGTACGTCTCGAAGGATCTGCTGCCGGCCGAGTACGGGGGCAACCTGGGCCCGTTCGACAACACCGAATGGCGCCAGACGATACTGGACAACGAGCAGTACTTTATCGATCTGGAGACGTACAACCATCTGTCGGAGAGCTGCTACCAGCTCGGCGGCGATGGTGATGCGGAAAGCATCGACAGCCTACAGTTTGGCGACACGGAAACGGAGGACAGCGAGTTCGATGAGGACGATCGGCGGGTGCTGAGCCCGAAGCGGAACGCACGCTCGATACAGAACATTGAGGAAATTTTCCTGAAGAACGGGTACGACGGGATGGCCCCCGGGGTGACCGGGCCGGATTTGGAGAAGGAGGTGGAAGAGCTAAAGTAA